A DNA window from Luteolibacter luteus contains the following coding sequences:
- a CDS encoding beta strand repeat-containing protein: MKPTVFHSRRNLLETALGLGCVLASTASVSQAASLYWDGTNAGWEAVANWSTVAEATTPDPAAIPGAADDVIFNIDPVDAAVTVGLNGAQSANSLTFNNTGTTSLQGGGANRTLAIGAGGIVMDAAAGAATIGSGTANQNVAVSLTATQTWTNNSTTAALSIANPFTAGAGIGLTKAGAGDVAMTNALNTTNIGGVLNVQAGRLLMSGDITAGGLTGAGTLAVAGAASKWFFVNNPADSDFSGSLQNASATVRLGLVKRGIGTLTLSGTNTLGDNLGVENGLIKITGSTTAGVGGANGTASVGTVGNQNGRILIDGGTLAATKNTSPSVAIATAANSQGFLKMTTGSITTTSEFHIGRGQTGSFSAYTQTGGTLTSGNWLVVGLNNDRAVLNQSGGSITVSTNRMTIGAGGNASIGVANLSGGTFTSVAGTNTGVFVGENGTGTLNVSGTANVSLATNGGATSGTLQFGGNAVSLAGNVNLLGGSISAFAVTKGASTAGAVYRMNFNGGTLKAAMANPGFFADLANTEAYVYGGGGTVDNGGNAITISEPLLAPVGNGVSATGLTVSGGGYQDTPLVTITGGGGTGATAVATIDASGNLTGIEITNPGINYISAPTFALLGGGVGNTGALGGAATLVPNASGGMTFTGAGATRVGGTNTFTGPIAVNQGKLGIAQTLVNAVSVASGATLEVWDPIGSPSILEVPTLNLANGSRVDLDVSAFSGLNDTITVSNVSGLTLGTASIGLYDDGTTNALTTAGVYTLFNYSGTLNGGTAGLTVANPVSGYNYAFSAVSGQVKVTITFTDTDGDLMPDIWETANGLNPNDPSDATGTITYPPTPSPFNTDGDFTTNLEEFQAGTNPNSATSDGFNTDNDLLLDSWEVSNFGNITARDGTGDYDGDLATDAAEFYASTNVKGASPLSAADWPDADLDQLNDAWEVTHFTNITAKDGSADSDGDGFSDLQEFQALSNPGDAAWTPAKAQIIHRWDFNGDLDDSISGVTGVTNSPAEIVDPNGETASSAVTLGTTDVLLTGGASATSDYVKLGSNLLNGRSTPVTIEVWATQVTVQNWARMFDFGSAETENFFASWTQGTTLASSRQEWRDVVTSTSNVTSGFTLNKEYHVVFTFEPGAGFLGTNKVTYYAAPALAAELGTPLGTFDTANNLVNFTDTLDALGRSSYAGDNVANARYNDVRIWHGALTGDEREKLHDAGADSLNTADTDADGLVDAWEIANFGSIAATTGAADSDGDGFTNAEEQDARSNPNSNASKPDNTDGDTLSDAWEVANFTSLDQLPNGDPDGDLATNEEEETAGTNPNNAASWPDTDGDLLKDAWEVLYFGDLDIDNDSNNANDGNADFDGDGATDAAEFAAGTNPVLAGSLPPVIVDLPATGTDAASDISSTKTYTHALDFGATIVPVTLNGVSFHQTNVPPTGNDAAGTDNDRWDSTDTTGGRSGVFTMTKSLANDWPQNTNGQAAGADGEMFNLLTDFSHINGSVVGSTQTITLGGLVPGTRYSTRLYYRPWGLAGNRSTTLIFNGEGYNVTYTMNPDQSAIASAHYVKFDFTANDSDLTLTFSVNSAGNSWHQYALTNEVVPAGDSDLDNLPDAWEIANFGNVTSQNATGDAEGDGTDNRTEYLLGLSPVNGTQRFAAKESNATPGSGVTLTWPAQNGLTFTVWRSTNLGAWTQIGGTITASGTTASYTDNTAPVGKSFYRVTLTTP, translated from the coding sequence GTGAAGCCCACTGTATTTCATAGTCGCCGCAACCTTCTGGAGACCGCGCTGGGTCTCGGTTGCGTCCTCGCTTCCACTGCCTCCGTCTCCCAAGCGGCCTCGCTCTACTGGGATGGCACCAATGCGGGATGGGAAGCGGTCGCCAACTGGTCCACCGTGGCCGAGGCTACCACGCCCGATCCGGCAGCCATTCCCGGTGCCGCCGATGATGTGATTTTCAACATCGATCCTGTCGATGCCGCGGTCACCGTGGGTTTGAATGGAGCCCAGTCCGCAAATTCGCTAACCTTCAACAACACCGGTACGACCTCGCTCCAAGGCGGTGGTGCCAACCGGACGCTCGCCATTGGCGCGGGTGGTATCGTGATGGATGCGGCTGCCGGTGCGGCCACCATCGGTTCGGGCACGGCAAATCAGAACGTCGCGGTCTCGCTCACCGCTACGCAGACGTGGACCAACAATTCGACGACTGCAGCCCTGTCGATCGCGAACCCCTTTACTGCTGGTGCGGGCATCGGCCTGACTAAGGCAGGCGCAGGGGATGTGGCGATGACGAATGCGCTGAACACGACGAACATCGGCGGGGTGCTCAACGTGCAGGCAGGACGCTTGCTGATGTCGGGTGATATCACCGCGGGCGGCCTCACCGGGGCGGGAACATTGGCCGTTGCCGGTGCGGCTTCGAAGTGGTTCTTCGTGAACAATCCCGCTGACAGCGATTTCTCGGGCAGCCTCCAGAACGCCAGCGCCACGGTGCGTCTCGGTCTGGTGAAGCGTGGAATCGGTACACTGACGCTGAGCGGGACCAATACGCTGGGTGACAACCTCGGTGTGGAGAACGGCCTCATCAAGATCACCGGGTCGACCACCGCGGGTGTCGGAGGAGCGAATGGCACTGCTTCCGTGGGAACTGTCGGCAACCAGAACGGGCGCATCTTGATTGACGGCGGGACCTTGGCTGCCACCAAGAACACCAGCCCCTCCGTGGCGATTGCCACGGCAGCGAACTCGCAGGGATTCCTGAAGATGACCACGGGGTCGATCACGACCACCAGCGAGTTCCACATCGGCCGGGGACAGACCGGATCGTTCTCGGCCTACACCCAAACCGGCGGAACCTTGACCTCCGGCAACTGGCTAGTGGTGGGTCTGAACAATGACCGCGCGGTGCTGAACCAAAGTGGCGGCTCCATTACCGTGAGCACCAACCGTATGACCATCGGCGCCGGTGGTAATGCCTCGATCGGTGTGGCGAACCTCAGCGGAGGCACTTTCACGTCGGTCGCTGGCACCAACACCGGCGTTTTCGTCGGCGAAAACGGCACTGGCACCCTTAATGTAAGCGGCACGGCGAATGTCAGCCTGGCCACGAACGGCGGAGCGACGAGCGGCACGCTGCAGTTTGGGGGCAATGCCGTTTCCCTAGCGGGCAATGTCAACCTGCTGGGTGGCAGCATCAGTGCCTTTGCCGTCACGAAGGGAGCCTCCACCGCGGGTGCGGTCTACCGGATGAACTTCAACGGCGGCACGCTCAAGGCCGCGATGGCGAATCCGGGTTTCTTCGCGGACCTCGCAAATACCGAAGCCTACGTCTATGGCGGAGGCGGCACCGTGGATAACGGCGGTAACGCGATCACGATTTCCGAGCCCTTGCTGGCACCGGTAGGGAATGGCGTGAGCGCCACCGGACTGACGGTGAGTGGCGGCGGCTATCAGGATACGCCTCTGGTCACCATTACCGGTGGCGGTGGAACCGGCGCCACCGCGGTGGCGACGATCGATGCCAGTGGTAACCTCACCGGCATCGAGATCACCAACCCCGGCATCAACTATATTAGTGCTCCGACCTTCGCGCTGCTCGGCGGCGGGGTGGGAAATACCGGTGCTCTGGGTGGTGCCGCGACGCTAGTTCCGAATGCCAGTGGAGGCATGACCTTCACGGGTGCTGGCGCAACCCGTGTGGGTGGCACCAATACCTTTACCGGGCCGATTGCGGTGAACCAAGGCAAGCTGGGGATTGCCCAGACACTGGTGAATGCGGTGTCCGTGGCTTCCGGAGCGACGCTCGAAGTCTGGGATCCGATCGGGTCTCCTTCCATCCTTGAAGTTCCGACCCTCAACCTGGCGAATGGATCGCGCGTGGATCTCGATGTCTCCGCGTTCAGCGGCCTCAACGACACGATCACGGTTAGCAATGTTTCGGGCCTGACCCTCGGAACGGCTTCGATCGGTCTCTACGATGACGGCACTACGAACGCGCTTACCACCGCCGGGGTCTATACGCTTTTCAACTACAGCGGGACGCTGAATGGCGGCACTGCCGGACTCACCGTGGCGAATCCGGTGAGCGGCTACAATTATGCGTTCAGCGCAGTCTCCGGGCAGGTGAAGGTCACGATCACCTTCACGGATACCGATGGCGACTTGATGCCGGATATTTGGGAGACGGCAAACGGCTTGAACCCTAACGATCCGAGCGATGCGACCGGCACGATCACCTATCCGCCGACGCCTTCGCCCTTCAACACCGACGGCGATTTCACGACCAACTTGGAGGAATTCCAGGCAGGCACGAATCCTAACAGCGCCACTTCCGACGGCTTCAATACAGACAACGACCTGCTGCTCGACAGCTGGGAGGTTTCCAACTTCGGAAACATCACCGCACGTGACGGCACGGGCGATTATGACGGGGATCTCGCCACCGATGCCGCGGAGTTCTACGCCTCCACCAACGTGAAGGGTGCGAGCCCGCTGTCGGCTGCCGATTGGCCGGACGCGGACCTCGACCAGCTCAACGATGCGTGGGAGGTAACGCACTTCACGAATATCACCGCCAAGGATGGCAGCGCGGACTCCGATGGCGACGGTTTCTCCGACTTGCAGGAGTTCCAGGCGCTCTCGAATCCCGGTGACGCGGCTTGGACGCCGGCGAAGGCGCAGATCATCCACCGCTGGGACTTCAACGGTGATCTCGATGATTCCATATCCGGGGTGACCGGCGTGACGAATAGCCCGGCGGAAATCGTCGATCCGAACGGGGAGACTGCGAGTTCGGCTGTGACGCTCGGAACGACCGACGTATTGCTCACGGGTGGTGCCAGTGCCACTTCCGACTATGTGAAGCTGGGTTCGAATCTCCTGAATGGCCGGTCCACTCCGGTTACCATCGAGGTCTGGGCCACTCAGGTCACGGTGCAGAACTGGGCACGCATGTTCGACTTCGGCAGCGCGGAAACGGAGAATTTCTTCGCTTCCTGGACGCAGGGCACGACTCTCGCCAGCAGCCGCCAGGAGTGGCGCGATGTGGTGACCAGCACTTCCAACGTCACGAGCGGCTTCACGCTGAACAAGGAGTATCATGTGGTCTTCACCTTTGAGCCGGGCGCCGGCTTCCTGGGGACAAACAAGGTGACCTACTACGCGGCACCCGCTCTTGCCGCCGAGCTTGGGACCCCACTCGGGACCTTTGACACGGCGAACAATCTGGTGAACTTCACTGACACGCTTGATGCTCTGGGACGTTCCTCCTACGCGGGCGACAACGTGGCGAATGCCCGCTACAATGACGTCCGCATCTGGCACGGAGCGCTGACCGGTGATGAACGCGAGAAGCTGCATGACGCCGGCGCGGATTCGCTTAACACCGCTGATACCGATGCGGACGGCCTGGTGGATGCATGGGAAATCGCGAACTTCGGCAGCATCGCAGCTACCACCGGTGCTGCGGACTCCGATGGGGATGGTTTCACCAATGCCGAAGAGCAGGATGCGAGAAGCAATCCGAACTCCAATGCCTCCAAGCCGGACAACACCGACGGCGACACGTTGTCCGATGCCTGGGAAGTGGCAAACTTCACCAGTCTCGACCAGCTGCCCAACGGTGATCCGGATGGTGACCTCGCCACGAACGAGGAGGAGGAGACCGCGGGTACCAATCCGAACAATGCCGCTTCCTGGCCGGATACCGACGGTGACTTGCTGAAGGATGCCTGGGAAGTGCTCTACTTCGGCGACCTCGATATCGACAACGATTCGAACAATGCCAACGACGGCAATGCGGACTTCGATGGTGATGGTGCCACGGATGCCGCGGAGTTCGCGGCCGGCACGAATCCGGTGCTGGCGGGCAGCTTGCCCCCTGTGATCGTCGATCTGCCTGCTACGGGAACGGATGCGGCTTCCGACATCTCCAGCACGAAGACCTACACCCACGCGTTGGACTTCGGGGCGACGATCGTGCCCGTCACGCTGAATGGTGTGAGCTTCCATCAGACCAACGTCCCGCCTACCGGCAATGATGCCGCGGGCACCGACAACGATCGTTGGGATAGCACCGATACGACGGGCGGACGCAGCGGTGTCTTCACCATGACGAAGTCGTTGGCCAATGACTGGCCGCAGAATACCAACGGCCAGGCCGCTGGTGCGGACGGGGAAATGTTCAACCTGCTGACCGATTTCAGCCACATCAACGGCTCGGTGGTCGGTTCGACGCAAACCATCACCCTCGGCGGATTGGTTCCAGGAACGCGCTACAGCACGCGCCTCTACTACCGTCCTTGGGGACTCGCGGGTAACCGGAGCACGACCCTCATCTTCAATGGTGAAGGGTACAACGTGACCTACACGATGAATCCGGACCAGTCGGCAATCGCCTCGGCGCACTACGTGAAGTTCGACTTCACCGCGAACGACAGCGACCTCACCCTCACGTTCTCCGTGAATTCCGCAGGGAACTCGTGGCACCAGTATGCATTGACGAACGAAGTGGTCCCGGCCGGTGATTCCGATCTGGATAACCTTCCGGATGCGTGGGAAATCGCGAACTTCGGTAACGTCACCTCGCAAAATGCCACCGGCGATGCGGAGGGAGACGGTACGGACAACCGGACGGAGTATCTGCTCGGACTGAGCCCCGTGAATGGCACCCAGCGCTTCGCTGCGAAGGAAAGCAATGCGACGCCGGGTAGCGGGGTGACCCTCACTTGGCCCGCGCAGAATGGCCTGACCTTCACCGTCTGGCGCTCCACGAACCTAGGGGCGTGGACCCAGATCGGAGGAACGATCACTGCTAGCGGAACGACGGCAAGCTACACGGATAACACCGCTCCCGTTGGCAAGTCCTTCTATCGGGTCACCCTGACGACTCCCTAA